CCCcttgacagccacgaacagAGCACAGCACTTCTTCTCCAGGATACACCAGCTTACGGCAAACAAGACAGTCACCCTGACACCAAACCCACCACAGAGTCAATCTTAACAGTGAAAGTAAAAAcacttttgataaataaataaacagaaaaCATCAATCTACCTTTCTCTTAGCTCCAACGAGAAAAGGGAGTACACATCTCGACTCAGAAACTCCGGATTCAACTCTCCACTTGACCCAATTTTTCACATGATCTTCAAGAACCAACCCTTTCTTGGATTTTTCAGACGGATCTTGTTTTCCGTTAGAAACAGTGATGGCATTGTTGATGTCTCTGACCTCTTCCGCAGGAGGAATCATCGGTTTATGTTCTGGATTGCAGTCTACGGCTATGTTCCCCGGGGAATCGATCGGTTTAGCTAGTTCCGGCCCTGTTGCCGCCGGGAGAAAAGCAGGGCAGCAAGTGAGAGACACGGATGCCGACATAGACATGTTGTCCAGATCTAACATGCTGTTCACACGTGAAGTCAAGAGGACAAGGGAAGTGTCTGTTACTTTTAGTTTGGTAAGAGAAAACCACAAAAAATATGGAGGGAAATTAAGGCGGGAGATTCGTAagagtcaaaaaaaaaaaaggatttggCATTGTCCTCTAATTTTACAGAAAAGGTCTTGTATTTCTATGTATTTTCGTAAAAGCCCCAAACATTTCTTCACTTAATAAAACGATAGAAGAAAAGGCATTTGAGATACCTATTAATTTAAATACAATTGTTTTCATTGATTAGTATGAGATAGCCACAATTGAGAACCCCCTTGCAATGAGGTTGACAGCAAGATAGCTTCTTTCTTTTCTAGTTTCTAGAATTGCTCTGCCAATTTTAGTAAACCGGAGATCAAACCGGCTTCATTATTGAGCCATGGTTCAAAACTTCAGTTATATGTTGATTGGCTGTAGCCGAGTTTGACAActatacaaaaagaaaacaaacaccACACCAGAAACTGTGACAATAATGGAGAGTCTAGTTACTTCCATACTACTCATAGCTAAACAGCCAGTTACGACTTCCTGTCACTGTAATGAAGATAAAAgtaaagtctctctctctctctctctcgaggaATCAAACCCAAATGCTTGCAAATGCTTCTTCCAAAGCCCTCTTCTTGCTTATCTCTAAAGAAAATCCTCCAGCCCGTGTAGCTCTCTCTGCCTTGAGCCTCATCATCGCTTCGTCTTCCATTGAGTAACGTTGATGAtctgctcctcctcctcctataGGTACAGGTTGTGGTCCCATTCCCGTTGGTCTTGGAGCCTGACTGTATGCAGTTCCAGACGTAGTCCCATTTTTTGTAGACtaaacaataagaaaaaaaattcagctCAGCTTCTTGTCgatatgaaaaatcaaaactcTATTTACCGTGTCAGCATCAGTTTGTGGTTGTTGAGCCTTGCACGCCGCCAAGGCTGCAGTTAAATCCTCAGCCTGTAGGAAGACCAATGACAAAAGCTTAAACATAATACTTAAAAAAACCTTGTAGTTCTGCACATTCACctaaccaagacaagaaaagTAAGGCAGTAGTTACCTTGCGGGCTCGGTTGATCATAATCTGTTCAGCATTCTCTTGAGAGTACTTCTTTATCTTCTCTTCAATGGCCTCAACATTGATTCCATCTACCAGATCGAATACTGTAGAATGGAAGGTACATATATACATTGGTCTCATCATCACACACATAGATACAGAGAATATAAGGTGGGAAACAAGTGAGAGACAAAACCCATGCACTCCACTTCTTCCAAGTAGTCATTGTAGTCCTTAAGTGATGGAAAATCCTCTTCCCTTTTATTGTATCTGCATTtccgtatttaaaaaaaataaattgatactCAAAACCATCCTTTCTTTCATGTGAGTGAGTCACCAATCACCATAGCATATCCCAAACAAATACTGGAAAAAGATCCATGGTTTATCAAGTGCATGTGGTCAATGAATTATATATTGCCTTATGATTCCTATCAGACTATAAATGATCAATGCCAAATAGATTCATCTGTTGGAGGTTTTAGATGCACAGGCAAGCATGATATGCGAACAAGAGAAAATAAGAAagggacgaagaagaagaatacaTCTCAGAGATTCTCCTTCTGATATGAATTTCCTTGTTTTGATGGCTAGAATTAGACACCAACACCATGACTGCTTCTTgtctcgtctctctctctctagctacAAAGTTCAAACATGAGTTTAGAACTAAAAGCTGCAACTCCCAACATAAAGTTTACAATATGAGGAGGAATCTGAAAATCCTATCGATTAAAGATTATATAAGCTTTGATACAATCAATCTGGAGGACCTCTCAAGCCAACTCGAGAACAACTAGAGACCCGAAAAggacaataatttaatcaacaAGACAAGTATAAAAACCAGAACCTGAGCGAGCGAGCGACCTAAACTTCAATTACACAACGTCGTAGATC
The window above is part of the Brassica napus cultivar Da-Ae chromosome C3, Da-Ae, whole genome shotgun sequence genome. Proteins encoded here:
- the LOC106453089 gene encoding CDK-activating kinase assembly factor MAT1 isoform X1 — encoded protein: MVLVSNSSHQNKEIHIRRRISEIYNKREEDFPSLKDYNDYLEEVECMVFDLVDGINVEAIEEKIKKYSQENAEQIMINRARKAEDLTAALAACKAQQPQTDADTSTKNGTTSGTAYSQAPRPTGMGPQPVPIGGGGADHQRYSMEDEAMMRLKAERATRAGGFSLEISKKRALEEAFASIWV
- the LOC106453089 gene encoding CDK-activating kinase assembly factor MAT1 isoform X2, whose amino-acid sequence is MVLVSNSSHQNKEIHIRRRISEIYNKREEDFPSLKDYNDYLEEVELFDLVDGINVEAIEEKIKKYSQENAEQIMINRARKAEDLTAALAACKAQQPQTDADTSTKNGTTSGTAYSQAPRPTGMGPQPVPIGGGGADHQRYSMEDEAMMRLKAERATRAGGFSLEISKKRALEEAFASIWV